In Spirosoma aureum, a single genomic region encodes these proteins:
- a CDS encoding TetR/AcrR family transcriptional regulator, giving the protein MATKQSKAERTRQFIIEMTAGIFNTKGYAGTSLADLTEATGLTKGSIYGNFENKEEVALAVFDYNLSRIKQAVQQHMVQAISNSEKLLVYAVVYGTFIRAPFLPGGCPILNTAIEADDTNNLLKDKAAKAILEWKKSITDIIKAGIKTGEFLETVEPERSALSIIALIEGGIMIARVTNNPTSLDKILKTVELLIEQIKVEK; this is encoded by the coding sequence ATGGCTACCAAACAATCAAAAGCGGAACGAACCCGCCAGTTTATCATAGAAATGACCGCAGGCATTTTTAACACAAAAGGCTATGCAGGAACGTCGTTAGCCGATTTAACTGAGGCTACCGGCTTAACGAAGGGCAGTATTTACGGCAACTTTGAAAACAAAGAAGAAGTGGCCCTGGCTGTTTTTGATTACAACCTATCACGGATTAAACAGGCGGTTCAGCAGCACATGGTGCAGGCAATCTCAAATTCAGAGAAATTGCTGGTCTATGCCGTGGTTTACGGGACTTTCATTCGCGCCCCCTTTTTGCCAGGCGGATGCCCCATTCTAAACACGGCCATTGAAGCCGATGACACCAACAATCTTCTGAAAGACAAAGCTGCGAAAGCAATTCTGGAATGGAAAAAGTCGATAACTGACATTATCAAAGCGGGCATTAAGACCGGCGAATTCCTCGAAACTGTTGAACCCGAGCGCAGTGCCCTGTCAATTATTGCCCTCATTGAAGGCGGTATCATGATTGCCCGAGTGACCAATAATCCAACCAGCCTGGACAAAATCCTAAAGACGGTAGAATTGCTGATCGAGCAGATAAAAGTAGAAAAATAA